The Desmonostoc muscorum LEGE 12446 genome includes a region encoding these proteins:
- a CDS encoding phthiocerol/phthiodiolone dimycocerosyl transferase family protein encodes MERYLGAFEHLFWLYNQFYPMDFATVAKLQGQFSVDQLSMVLRQIQQRHPLLRVCIATDAIGQPKFVETDDEIPLRLVERTDDQHWQAELEVELACSLDWQVAPLLRVVLLQSEAESELMIICHHVIADGLSGVYLMRDILQRLGGEIFERSHLSAALSLESSLFGITPCPETTPKPTDYIPPLSRRAPPHIHTVVLSPELTQQLIQRSRAEHTTVHGAVSAAFLLALTQQDAKPSDVMQCLHPVNVRSHLSLPMPDGVGLYFCLCMTTHSLQPDSAFWDVARSVKSQLSQIDIAQQLVEEHQLRQRAIANLTDATTFAEAGGSSQSPCQLNVTNLGRINMAQQYGNIWIEALHAPAVMPSVVGRNVGVATLGDRLTLTLSSTPLIDVDRVQSERAATAFLSEGVKRLELAVVQEATSEAAWRT; translated from the coding sequence ATGGAACGGTATTTAGGTGCATTTGAACATTTATTTTGGCTCTACAACCAGTTTTATCCAATGGATTTTGCCACCGTTGCGAAACTTCAGGGGCAGTTTAGTGTCGATCAACTTTCGATGGTACTCAGGCAAATTCAGCAACGCCATCCTCTGCTCCGAGTCTGCATCGCCACTGACGCGATCGGACAGCCTAAATTTGTCGAAACCGACGACGAAATTCCGCTGCGGCTGGTCGAGAGAACGGATGATCAGCACTGGCAAGCAGAACTCGAAGTCGAACTGGCTTGCTCATTGGATTGGCAGGTAGCACCCTTACTGCGAGTCGTGCTGCTGCAATCAGAGGCTGAATCCGAACTGATGATTATTTGCCATCATGTGATCGCAGATGGGCTATCTGGCGTTTATCTAATGCGAGATATTCTCCAAAGGTTAGGAGGCGAAATATTTGAGCGATCGCACCTTTCTGCGGCATTATCGCTCGAATCATCGCTTTTTGGCATCACACCCTGTCCAGAAACTACTCCTAAGCCCACGGACTATATACCACCCCTGTCTCGTCGTGCCCCACCCCACATTCACACCGTTGTCCTCTCTCCCGAACTCACCCAGCAACTGATCCAACGCAGTCGAGCCGAACACACAACCGTACACGGTGCAGTCAGTGCGGCGTTCTTGCTCGCGCTCACTCAGCAAGACGCTAAACCTAGCGATGTGATGCAATGTTTACATCCGGTCAATGTACGATCACACCTATCCTTGCCGATGCCAGATGGAGTTGGGCTTTATTTTTGCTTGTGTATGACGACTCATTCCCTTCAACCGGATTCCGCATTTTGGGACGTTGCGCGATCAGTCAAATCTCAACTCTCACAAATCGACATTGCCCAGCAGTTAGTCGAGGAGCACCAACTTCGACAACGCGCAATTGCGAATCTCACCGATGCCACCACCTTTGCTGAAGCAGGGGGATCATCGCAATCTCCCTGTCAACTGAACGTCACAAATCTCGGTCGCATCAATATGGCTCAACAATACGGCAACATTTGGATTGAAGCACTCCATGCACCTGCTGTCATGCCAAGTGTGGTAGGGCGGAATGTTGGAGTTGCGACCTTGGGCGATCGCCTCACCCTCACGCTTTCATCTACACCACTGATTGATGTTGATCGGGTTCAGAGCGAACGAGCTGCAACTGCCTTTTTATCGGAAGGAGTCAAGCGTTTAGAGCTTGCAGTAGTACAGGAAGCTACATCCGAAGCTGCCTGGCGCACATAA
- the gyrB gene encoding DNA topoisomerase (ATP-hydrolyzing) subunit B produces the protein MTSSYSADQIQVLEGLEAVRKRPGMYIGTTGPRGLHHLVYEVVDNSIDEALAGHCTHIEVDINADGSVTVTDDGRGIPVDTHSRTGKSALETVMTVLHAGGKFGGGGYKVSGGLHGVGISVVNALSEIVEVTVWRDKKVHIQRYERGIPVTDLQVKPYKEARTGTSVTFKPDTQIFTTSIEFDYITLSGRLRELAYLNAGVKITFTDHRLELLKSDTPKVESYEYKGGIKEYIAYMNREKQPLHEEIIYVQGERNNVQVEVSLQWCTDAYTDNVLGFANNIRTVDGGTHLEGLKAVLTRTLNAIARKRNKIKENEPNLSGEHVREGLTAVISVKVPDPEFEGQTKTKLGNTEVRGIVDSLVGEVLTEYLEFHPAIADSILDKAIQAFKAAEAARHARELVRRKSVLESSPLPGKLADCSSRDPSESEIFIVEGDSAGGSAKQGRDRRTQAILPLRGKILNIEKTDDAKIYKNNEVQALITALGLGVKGDEFDSTQLRYHRIVIMTDADVDGAHIRTLLLTFFYRYQRALIEQGFIYIACPPLFKVERGRNHEYCYSDREKDQVIAKFPANANYTIQRFKGLGEMMPQQLWDTTMNPETRKMKQVEIEDAAEADRIFTILMGDRVAPRREFIETYGSKLNFTDLDI, from the coding sequence ATGACGAGCAGTTACAGTGCCGATCAGATTCAAGTTCTGGAAGGTCTGGAAGCCGTCCGCAAACGACCAGGAATGTACATCGGTACCACCGGGCCGCGAGGACTCCACCATTTAGTTTACGAGGTGGTGGACAATTCAATCGATGAGGCTTTGGCGGGTCATTGCACTCATATAGAGGTGGATATCAACGCTGATGGTTCTGTGACTGTAACAGATGACGGTCGCGGTATTCCCGTCGATACTCACTCACGTACCGGGAAATCGGCTTTGGAAACCGTGATGACGGTACTGCACGCCGGTGGTAAGTTTGGCGGCGGTGGCTATAAAGTTTCTGGAGGATTGCACGGGGTTGGTATTTCTGTTGTTAATGCCCTGTCTGAGATTGTAGAAGTTACAGTTTGGCGAGATAAAAAAGTTCATATCCAGCGCTATGAACGGGGTATTCCAGTTACCGATCTGCAAGTCAAGCCTTACAAAGAAGCTAGAACCGGAACTTCTGTCACCTTTAAGCCAGATACCCAAATATTCACTACTAGTATTGAGTTTGATTACATCACTTTATCAGGTCGCCTACGAGAATTGGCGTATCTGAATGCTGGTGTCAAAATTACCTTTACTGACCATCGTCTAGAATTACTGAAAAGTGATACACCCAAGGTAGAATCCTACGAATACAAGGGTGGCATTAAAGAGTACATTGCTTACATGAACCGTGAAAAGCAACCACTGCATGAAGAAATTATCTATGTGCAGGGGGAACGGAACAACGTACAAGTGGAAGTTTCTTTGCAATGGTGTACTGATGCTTATACGGATAATGTGCTAGGTTTTGCTAACAATATTCGCACGGTGGATGGTGGTACGCACTTAGAAGGATTGAAAGCAGTTCTGACTCGCACATTAAATGCGATCGCCCGCAAACGAAATAAAATTAAAGAAAATGAACCCAACCTCAGTGGCGAACACGTCCGAGAAGGTTTAACAGCGGTAATTTCTGTAAAAGTCCCTGATCCAGAATTTGAAGGACAAACCAAAACCAAACTCGGTAACACCGAAGTTCGCGGTATTGTCGATTCTCTGGTGGGAGAAGTCCTCACCGAGTACCTAGAATTTCACCCGGCCATCGCCGACTCAATTTTAGATAAAGCTATCCAAGCCTTCAAAGCCGCAGAAGCAGCGCGTCATGCACGGGAATTAGTCAGACGTAAATCGGTACTCGAATCTTCGCCATTACCTGGTAAATTGGCAGATTGTAGTTCTCGCGATCCTAGCGAATCAGAGATTTTCATCGTGGAAGGGGACTCAGCCGGCGGAAGTGCCAAACAAGGACGCGATCGCCGCACTCAAGCTATCTTGCCTTTACGTGGTAAAATCCTCAACATAGAAAAAACCGACGACGCCAAAATTTATAAAAATAACGAAGTTCAAGCGTTAATTACAGCACTCGGTTTAGGTGTCAAAGGTGATGAATTCGATTCCACCCAACTGCGCTATCACCGGATAGTCATCATGACTGACGCTGACGTAGATGGAGCGCACATCCGTACTTTGTTGTTAACTTTCTTCTATCGGTATCAGCGAGCGCTCATTGAACAAGGCTTTATTTATATTGCTTGTCCCCCACTGTTTAAAGTAGAACGGGGACGTAATCATGAATATTGCTATAGCGATCGCGAAAAAGACCAAGTAATCGCCAAATTTCCAGCCAACGCCAACTACACCATCCAACGCTTCAAAGGTTTGGGTGAAATGATGCCACAACAACTCTGGGACACCACAATGAACCCAGAAACCCGCAAAATGAAGCAAGTCGAAATTGAAGACGCCGCCGAAGCCGATCGCATTTTCACTATTTTAATGGGCGATCGTGTCGCACCTAGAAGAGAATTCATTGAAACCTATGGTTCTAAACTCAACTTCACGGATCTAGATATTTAA
- a CDS encoding fasciclin domain-containing protein: MKATKSIVKKAFFNIVGISTLVALSACTEPTRETPIATIPPVTQTPITTPSPLIPTPTTTPNLAELAKSAVAQGQFQTLIKAVGAAGLNEQLTAPGPYTVFAPTDAAFSALPKATLDKLLQPANKEQLVRLLAYQVIPGRITSQELTSGQVKTVEGTPVKITVDPTTKTITVNNAKVTQPDIPASNGIVHIVDRVILPPNFPASLTATPTPR; this comes from the coding sequence ATGAAAGCGACTAAAAGCATAGTAAAAAAAGCATTTTTTAATATTGTTGGCATAAGTACCCTGGTTGCTCTGTCTGCTTGCACTGAGCCTACCAGAGAAACTCCCATAGCAACTATTCCTCCCGTTACCCAAACCCCCATAACAACTCCTTCTCCCCTCATACCAACTCCCACTACCACGCCAAATTTAGCAGAACTGGCAAAGTCAGCAGTCGCCCAAGGACAGTTCCAAACTCTCATCAAAGCAGTGGGAGCCGCTGGCTTAAATGAACAATTGACTGCACCAGGCCCTTACACAGTTTTTGCACCCACTGACGCGGCTTTCTCTGCTTTACCAAAAGCTACTCTAGATAAACTCTTACAGCCCGCTAACAAGGAACAATTAGTCAGACTTTTGGCTTACCAGGTTATACCTGGGCGAATTACCTCCCAAGAATTAACATCTGGACAAGTTAAAACCGTAGAAGGTACTCCCGTTAAAATCACAGTTGACCCTACGACTAAAACCATAACCGTCAATAACGCTAAAGTGACTCAGCCCGATATCCCAGCTAGCAATGGCATCGTTCACATAGTTGATCGGGTAATTCTACCACCCAATTTTCCTGCAAGTCTAACCGCTACCCCAACACC